Genomic segment of Thermodesulfobacteriota bacterium:
TGCGCCGCAAGGTTGCTTTCGTACCGGCGGGCTCCGTCGCCGAAATCGAGCTCCTTGGCGTACCCCATCCGGGAGAGAAGTTTCAGGGTGCGGTAGACCGTGACCGTCCCGACGCGCGGGGAGGCGCTGCGCACCGCGCGGGCAAGCTCTTCCACGGTGACGTGGTTCCGCGCGCGGAAGAACGCTTCCATCACCGCGGCGCGGCTCCTGCTCCGCTTCCCCCCCGAGGACACGATCCGGTCCTCGATGTTTTTCAGGACGGCCTTCAAATCGACGGGAATCCGTTCCTTGTGATCTTGAAATTCATTTTCATGATACATGCAAGAGGAACGGTGGTCAAGGAAATCTTCTCCGAAGTGGTCGGAATCGCCGCTCCCGGCCATCCCTGGCCTTCGCGGCATGATGCCATCCATGGCATCAATGAAAACGGCCCCTCGATGCGAGGGGCCGTCGGTCTTCCTGGCCTTTTCCGGTGGGGAACCGTTCCCCTTCCTCTGTTACTCGCCCGGGCTCTTGCGCGGAGCACGCGCCGGCTTCACATCCTGCTTCCCCCGGCCCGCTCCCTTCTTCTCCGGCTTCTCCGCCTTTNNNNNNNNNNGGCGCGCGTCCGGGCGGCCGGCTTCTTCTCCGGCTTGGCGGCGCCCTTCTTCGCGGCGGCCTTCTTCTTCCCCTTCGCGGCGGTCTTCTTCTCCTCCGCCGGCAGGTACTCGATGATGGCCATCTCCGCCCCGTCCCCAACGCGGAACCCCGTCCGCAGGATCCGGGTGTAGCCGCCGTTCCTCTCCGTGAACCGCCCCGCCAGCGACTCGAACAGCTTGTCGGTCGTTTCCTTGCTGCTCAGCAACGCGAAGGCCTGCCGCCGTGCGTGGAGCGTGCCGCGCTTCCCGAGCGTGATCAGCCGGTCGCCGAGGCGCCGCAGCTCCTTCGCCTTCGGGACCGTGGTCTCGATCCTCTCGGAAAGCACCAGCGAATTCATGAGGTTCCGCAGCAGCGCCTTGCGGTGTGCCGGGTTCCTTCTCAACTTTCTGTGATCATTGGCGTGGCGCATAAGGCATCCTCTTCGTGTTCAGTTGGTCAGTCCTCTTCCCGCGGCGGGCTGTACTTCTCCGGCACGAACCCCTCAACCTTCATCCCGAGCGAAAGCCCCATCCCGACCAGGACCTCCTTGATCTCGTTGAGGCTCTTCTTGCCGAAATTCTTCGTCTTGAGCATCTCCTGCTCGGACCTCTGGACCAGCTCGCCGATATACTTGATGTCCGCGTTCTTCAGGCAGTTGTAGGCCCGCACGGAGAGCTCCAGCTCCTCGACCGGCTTGTACAGGTTCTCGTTGCCGGCGGCCTCGTCGAGGCGGCGCGGCTCGTCCGGCAGCTCTGCCTCGTCCTCGAAGTTGATGAAGACCGTGAGCTGGTCCTTCAGGATCTTCGCGGCGTAGGCGACCGCGTCGGCCGGCAGGATCGAGCCGTCGGTCCACACCTCGAGCGTCAGCCGGTCGTAGTCGGTCTGCTGTCCGACGCGCGCGTTCGTGACCGTGAAATTCACCTTCCGGAGCGGGGAGAAGATCGCGTCGATGGGGATCGTCCCGATCGGGGCGTTCTCCTCGAGGTTCCTTTCGGCGGAGACGTACCCCTTCCCCATCCGGACGGTCAATTCCATCTTCAGGACCGCGTTGTCGGAGAGCTCCGCGATGTGGTGGTCGCGGTTCAGGATCTCGACCATGGGGTCCGGAGAGATGTCGGACGCCTTCACCCGGCAGGGCCCCTTGGCCTCCAGGCGGAGCGTGCGCTGCTCCGGCGAATGCATGCGGAGCCGGATCTCCTTGAGGTTGAGGACGATATCGGTCACGTCCTCCACGACGCCGACCATCGTGGAAAACTCGTGCTGGACCCCCTCGATGCGCACGGAGGTGATGGCTCCGCCCTGGAGGGAGGACAGGAGGACGCGCCGGAGGGCGTTTCCCAGCGTGGTGCCGAATCCCCGCTCCAGCGGCTCGGCGACGAATTTCCCGTAGTTGAATGTGGCCGTATCGGTCTGGACCTCGATCCGTCGGGGCTTGATGAGCTGCTTCCAGTTTCGTTGAAACATGCTTCCCCCTATTCCTGAACGCAAAGAGGTTTACTTCGAATACAGCTCGACGATCAACTGCTCCTGGATCGGCTCCTGGATATCGGCGCGGACCGGCAGCGCCTTGACGACGCCGCGGAACTGCTCCCTCGCGAGCTCGAGCCAGGGGGGGATTCCCTTCCGGACGACGGCGTCCAGCGACTCGTTCAGGTTGGGGATCTTCCGGCTCTTCTCCCGGAGCTCGACGGCGTCCCCGGCGCGCACCAGGAAGGAGGGGATGTTCACCTTCCTGCCGTTCACCGTGAAGTGGCCGTGCCGCACGATCTGCCGGCTCTCCCGCCGCGTCTGCGCGAACCCGAGCTTGTACACCACGCTGTCGAGGCGCCGTTCCAGCAGGATCAGAAGGTTGTCGCCGGTCTTCCCCTTCATCCGCTCGGCCTTCTCGAAGTAGTTGCGGAACTGCTTCTCCAGAAGGCCGTAGATCCGCTTCGCCTTCTGCTTCTCGCGGAGCTGGACCCCGTAGTCGCTGTGCTTCGGGCGGCGCTGGCCGTGCTGGCCCGGAGGATACCCTCTCCGCTTGATGGCGCACTTGTCCGTGAAGCAGCGGTCCCCTTTCAGGTAAAGCTCGACGCCTTCCCTGCGGCATAACCTGCAAACGGCCTCTCGATACCTTGCCAAAGAAGATTTCCTCCTTGTTCCTTAGGGGTTGCGCCCGGTTTCAGACGCGCCGCCGCTTCGGCGGCCTGCAGCCGTTGTGCGGAATGGGCGTCACGTCCCGGATGTAGTTGATCTTCAGCCCCGCCGCCTGCAGCGACCGGAGCGCGGCCTCGCGGCCGGAACCGGGTCCCTTGATATTCACCGTCACGGCGCTCACCCCGCAG
This window contains:
- a CDS encoding transcriptional repressor, whose protein sequence is MKAVLKNIEDRIVSSGGKRSRSRAAVMEAFFRARNHVTVEELARAVRSASPRVGTVTVYRTLKLLSRMGYAKELDFGDGARRYESNLAAHHDHLVCTVCGRVIEFEDPEIEKLQELVTRRHGFLPAAHRLEIFGRCTRCASGSGEG
- the rplQ gene encoding 50S ribosomal protein L17, which translates into the protein MRRNPAHRKALLRNLMNSLVLSERIETTVPKAKELRRLGDRLITLGKRGTLHARRQAFALLSSKETTDKLFESLAGRFTERNGGYTRILRTGFRVGDGAEMAIIEYLPAEEKKTAAKGKKKAAAKKGAAKPEKKPAARTRA
- a CDS encoding DNA-directed RNA polymerase subunit alpha, producing MFQRNWKQLIKPRRIEVQTDTATFNYGKFVAEPLERGFGTTLGNALRRVLLSSLQGGAITSVRIEGVQHEFSTMVGVVEDVTDIVLNLKEIRLRMHSPEQRTLRLEAKGPCRVKASDISPDPMVEILNRDHHIAELSDNAVLKMELTVRMGKGYVSAERNLEENAPIGTIPIDAIFSPLRKVNFTVTNARVGQQTDYDRLTLEVWTDGSILPADAVAYAAKILKDQLTVFINFEDEAELPDEPRRLDEAAGNENLYKPVEELELSVRAYNCLKNADIKYIGELVQRSEQEMLKTKNFGKKSLNEIKEVLVGMGLSLGMKVEGFVPEKYSPPREED
- the rpsD gene encoding 30S ribosomal protein S4 gives rise to the protein MARYREAVCRLCRREGVELYLKGDRCFTDKCAIKRRGYPPGQHGQRRPKHSDYGVQLREKQKAKRIYGLLEKQFRNYFEKAERMKGKTGDNLLILLERRLDSVVYKLGFAQTRRESRQIVRHGHFTVNGRKVNIPSFLVRAGDAVELREKSRKIPNLNESLDAVVRKGIPPWLELAREQFRGVVKALPVRADIQEPIQEQLIVELYSK